One genomic window of Solanum dulcamara chromosome 10, daSolDulc1.2, whole genome shotgun sequence includes the following:
- the LOC129870080 gene encoding 50S ribosomal protein L10, chloroplastic, with translation MEATLFSLPSSSSHSYPFSLKSHCNYPFIIPTHSHSHLKPKPRTLTIRSAISRTKKEETVETVKQQLEDCYLLAGISYKGLTVKQFQDLRAQLPETTKLLVAKNTLVLKAIEGTKWEALKPCMKGMNAWLFVHSEEIPAALKPYRTFQKEKKLEENDFTGGVFEGKFYGPDEFKVLENLPTRAEIYAQLLGSLKGPASAVVGTIQAPARNLVMVLKAYVKKLEEEEGGSQ, from the coding sequence ATGGAGGCTACTCTCTTCTCCTTGCCTTCTTCCTCCTCTCACTCTTATCCCTTTTCCCTGAAATCCCACTGCAACTATCCCTTCATAATCCCCACCCACTCCCATTCTCACCTCAAACCCAAACCAAGAACTCTAACTATCCGTTCAGCCATTAGCAGAACCAAGAAAGAAGAAACAGTCGAAACAGTGAAACAACAGCTAGAAGATTGTTATCTCTTAGCTGGAATCAGTTACAAGGGTTTAACTGTTAAGCAATTTCAAGATCTTAGGGCTCAACTCCCAGAAACAACAAAGCTTCTTGTTGCTAAGAACACATTGGTGCTTAAAGCAATTGAAGGGACAAAATGGGAAGCATTGAAACCATGTATGAAAGGAATGAATGCTTGGTTATTTGTTCATAGTGAAGAAATCCCAGCTGCTTTGAAACCTTATAGAACTTTTCAAAAGGAGAAGAAATTGGAAGAGAATGATTTTACTGGTGGGGTTTTTGAAGGGAAGTTTTATGGGCCTGATGAGTTTAAGGTGCTTGAGAATTTGCCTACAAGAGCTGAGATTTATGCACAGCTTCTTGGGTCTTTGAAAGGACCAGCTTCAGCTGTTGTTGGGACTATTCAAGCTCCAGCAAGGAATTTGGTTATGGTGCTTAAGGCTTATGTAAAGAAATTGGAGGAGGAAGAAGGTGGAAGTCAATAA
- the LOC129871586 gene encoding protein TONNEAU 1a-like — translation MDDYTREMMDLKTLVTRTLEKKGVLAKIRAELRASVFEAIEDEDRVIEKDEGLPPALLGSCNDQAKQLHNSPSGRLLTALICEYLDWAQLNHTLKVYSPECNLPKDSWKSELKEFSSKNGYDLNRNGDSAPLLLDVLEGFLKYENFSQARGAGYLSNTEAKNVRKPSSSSVAGGLPPLGRPGPAAQSSDRRAGSSISGYRKDEYNWRYENEELSQDVMLASSALDNLQLDRKAWNLTTSWRHRGDGISEDDGRME, via the exons atggaCGATTATACTAGAGAAATGATGGACCTCAAAACCCTCGTTACACGAACCCTAGAGAAGAAAGGCGTCCTTGCTAAGATCCGA GCCGAACTTAGAGCAAGCGTTTTTGAGGCAATTGAAGATGAGGATAGAGTAATTGAGAAGGATGAAGGCTTGCCCCCTGCGCTATTGGGTAGCTGCAATGATCAGGCAAAACAACTCCATAATTCACCTTCAG GAAGGCTACTAACTGCACTTATATGTGAATATTTGGATTGGGCTCAATTAAACCATACACTTAAGGTGTATTCGCCAGAGTGTAACTTG CCAAAGGATTCATGGAAATCTGAGCTAAAAGAATTTAGCAGCAAGAATGGTTATGATCTTAACAGGAACGGTGACAGTGCTCCCTTGCTTTTGGATGTTCTTGAAGGGTTCTTGAAATATGAG AACTTTTCTCAAGCAAGGGGTGCTGGATATCTGTCCAACACTGAAGCTAAGAATGTTAGGAAGCCTTCTTCATCTTCAGTTGCCGGGGGGTTACCTCCATTGGGAAG GCCAGGTCCTGCTGCCCAGTCATCTG ACAGAAGGGCAGGTTCATCTATATCCGGATATAGGAAAGATGAATACAACTGGAGATATGAAAATGAAGAGCTTTCGCAGGATGTAATGCTTGCCTCATCTGCCTTAGATAACCTTCAATTGGACAGAAAAGCTTGGAACCTTACCACTTCATGGCG GCACAGAGGTGATGGGATATCAGAGGATGATGGCAGGATGGAATAG
- the LOC129870076 gene encoding uncharacterized protein LOC129870076 has product MMKKNAETSLLNPCIISFDHNRDAYGFSVRPQHVQRYREYANIYKEEEEERSDRWNDFLERQAEPAQLIINGVSADGNSSKPDTGSLLQKASSFSQNGDEDHDQTVEKRGSEGHLEGTIEKDDTTTSVERKTQQAQIWSEIRPTLHAIEDMMSIRVKKKVNLAKNEQERGLQEHLLAVEEANATKGESEEDSEDEFYDLERSESMDKLEVGSMQDVYLNENISHLAPKCHESLPSWKEELECLVQGGVPMALRGELWQAFVGVKARRVETYYQDLLALGTKSGNNAEDKSTVSKGNGSCVDPSIDTACLPENWRGQIEKDLPRTFPGHPALDEDGRNALRRLLTAYARHNPCVGYCQAMNFLAGLLLLLMPEENAFWTLVGILDDYFDGYYSEEMIECQVDQLVLDVLVREKFPKLVNHLDYLGVQVAWVTGPWFLSIFMNMLPWESVLRVWDVLLFEGNRVMLFHTALALMELYGPALVTTKDAGDAVTLLQSLAGSTFDSSQLVLTACMGYQNVNEARLEELRNKHRPAVKAAVEERFKGLRVWRDCQGLASKLSSFEHDPGSVIVGTTETDKKTDEVMNDDASGPDTASANVDELHMNLNGNVEIHSAPDLQEQVVWLKVELSKLLEEKKSAELRSEELETALMEMVKQDNRRQLSARVEQLERHVAELREALVAKQEQENAMLQLLMRVEQEQRVTEDARIFAEQDAEAQRHASELLQEKYEESIASLAEMEKRVVMAESMLEATLQYQSGQDKVLPSPRSTQQVSSPVGGNQESALEIPARKISLLSRPFGLGWRDSSKGKPAEEVNDNKTVNEEHKEMNGQQFEKKIQET; this is encoded by the exons atgatgaagaagaatgCAGAAACATCTTTGTTAAATCCTTGCATCATTTCTTTCGATCACAATAG GGATGCTTATGGATTCTCTGTACGGCCTCAGCATGTACAAAGATATCGTGAATATGCTAATATCTACAAG gaagaagaggaagagaggtCAGATAGGTGGAATGACTTTTTGGAACGGCAGGCAGAGCCTGCTCAATTGATCATAAATGGGGTGTCTGCAGACGGCAACTCCAGCAAACCTGATACTGGATCATTGTTGCAGAAGGCAAGCTCCTTTTCACAGAATGGAGATGAAGACCATGATCAAACTGTTGAAAAGCGTGGTTCTGAGGGTCATCTTGAAGGTACAATAGAGAAGGATGATACAACAACCTCAGTTGAGAGGAAAACTCAGCAGGCCCAAATATGGTCAGAGATCAGACCAACTCTACATGCCATTGAGGATATGATGAGCATTCGtgtaaaaaaaaaggtaaatttGGCCAAAAATGAGCAAGAACGTGGTCTGCAGGAACATCTTCTTGCAGTTGAAGAGGCTAATGCCACAAAAGGTGAATCTGAAGAAGACTCAGAAGATGAGTTTTATGATTTAGAAAGATCAGAATCTATGGACAAATTAGAAGTGGGTTCCATGCAAGATGTTTATCTAAATGAAAATATTAGTCATTTGGCTCCTAAATGTCACGAGTCTTTACCATCTTGGAAAGAAGAACTGGAGTGTCTTGTTCAAGGTGGAGTACCCATGGCTCTCAGGGGAGAG CTTTGGCAAGCCTTTGTGGGTGTAAAGGCACGCAGGGTGGAGACCTATTACCAGGATTTGCTTGCTTTAGGCACTAAATCTGGTAATAATGCAGAGGATAAAAGCACTGTATCAAAGGGTAATGGAAGTTGTGTGGACCCAAGCATAGATACTGCATGTCTTCCTGAAAATTGGAGAGGGCAAATTGAGAAG GATCTACCCCGAACATTTCCTGGACATCCAGCTCTAGACGAGGATGGAAGAAATGCTTTAAGGCGTTTACTTACTGCCTATGCTCGGCATAATCCCTGTGTTGGCTACTGTCAG GCCATGAATTTTCTTGCTGGTCTTCTATTGCTTCTAATGCCTGAGGAAAATGCATTTTG GACTCTAGTGGGGATTCTAGATGATTATTTTGATGGCTATTACTCAGAAGAGATGATAGAGTGTCAG GTTGACCAACTTGTTCTTGATGTGTTGGTGCGGGAgaaatttccaaaattgg TTAATCATCTTGATTACCTGGGAGTTCAGGTAGCATGGGTTACTGGACCATGGTTCCTCTCCATATTTATGAACATGCTTCCATGGGAAAGTG TCCTTAGAGTCTGGGATGTACTTCTGTTTGAAGGAAACCGAGTGATGTTATTCCATACCGCACTTGCTTTGATGGAGCTTtatg GACCTGCATTAGTTACCACAAAAGATGCAGGGGATGCAGTGACCCTGTTGCAGTCTCTTGCTGGCTCCACATTCGATAGCAGTCAACTGGTGCTGACAGCCTGCATGGGCTATCAAAATGTTAATGAAGCTCGATTAGAAGAACTAAGAAATAAGCATCGACCGGCTGTGAAGGCTGCTGTTGAAGAGAGGTTCAAAGGACTTCGAGTTTGGAGGGACTGTCAGGGTTTAGCTTCTAAACTCTCCAGTTTTGAGCATGATCCTGGATCTGTAATTGTTGGAACCACTGAAACAGATAAAAAAACTGATGAAGTGATGAATGATGATGCGTCTGGACCAGATACTGCATCTGCTAATGTGGATGAACTTCACATGAACCTTAATGGTAATGTGGAAATACATTCTGCTCCAGATCTCCAAGAACAG GTGGTCTGGCTGAAGGTTGAGTTGTCCAAGTTGCTGGAGGAGAAAAAATCTGCTGAACTCAG ATCTGAGGAGTTGGAAACTGCATTGATGGAGATGGTCAAGCAGGATAACAGGCGGCAGTTGAGCGCAAGG GTTGAGCAATTAGAAAGACATGTTGCTGAGCTTCGAGAGGCCCTTGTTGCTAAGCAAGAACAAGAGAATGCCATGCTTCAG CTTTTGATGAGGGTGGAGCAAGAACAGAGGGTAACAGAAGATGCTCGTATATTTGCTGAACAAGATGCAGAAGCTCAAAGACATGCCTCTGAATTGCTACAG GAAAAGTATGAAGAATCCATTGCTTCCCTCGCTGAGATGGAAAAGAGGGTGGTTATGGCAGAATCGATGTTGGAGGCTACCTTGCAGTACCAATCTGGGCAAGATAAAGTACTACCTTCTCCAAG ATCTACGCAGCAAGTTTCATCTCCTGTAGGGGGCAACCAAGAATCAGCACTAGAGATACCTGCTAGAAAGATCAGTTTGCTCTCCAGACCGTTTGGACTTGGCTGGCGTGACAGCAGCAAG GGTAAACCGGCCGAGGAGGTTAATGATAACAAAACTGTGAATGAGGAGCATAAGGAAATGAATGGCCAAcagtttgaaaagaaaatacaagagaCCTGA